One stretch of Rana temporaria chromosome 10, aRanTem1.1, whole genome shotgun sequence DNA includes these proteins:
- the LOC120915846 gene encoding piggyBac transposable element-derived protein 4-like, with product MASKRHFSTSKAALDQISDSDSDTEFLAELSDSDSDSWQDSSYDSDSDQRSSDSDESPLELSEVRTWCPIDCGMDAVPPPRFPFTGSPGMKVEVDHNDPLAYLKLFLTDDVIEKIVTETNRYKEQQSTTLHSKFSRSRKWEPVSKEDIWKFLGLILLQGVVGKPLQRWYWTKNKLLATPFFGTIMSEYRFSLIMKNLHFTNNEDFDEATHPAPKLKKIWEVFQMIITNFQQAYVPDRDISIDESLMAYKGRLSWIQYIASKRARFGIKSYMLCESTTGYIWNSIIYTGKGTQFNPRYSDYGMATSSVLSLLEPLLNQGYCVTTDNFYTSPELYEFLLKNKTDAYGTARANRRDLPCMFSKKKLKTGEMVAWQKGKMMAMRWRDKKDVCLMSTVHTTSTAMVHTRGGKDVKKPQLVIDYNNTMGGVDRADQAMTFYPAMRKQQKKYYKKIFRHLLEQCMWNAYILHKGRSDKPLVHSDFIWKVVEQIFLNYQTPSVAVNRSGRRAVDIVNPERLTGRHFTDYIPPSAKKAAPTRMCVVCCSKRDGNGKKVRKETRFYCSDCDVGLCAVPCFKIYHTQDVY from the coding sequence atggcatcaAAGCGTCACTTTAGCACCTCCAAAGCGGCTTTGGATCAGATAAGTGACAGCGACAGCGACACAGAGTTCCTCGCAGAATTGAGCGACAGCGATAGCGATTCGTGGCAAGATTCGTCATACGACTCCGACTCTGACCAGAGAAGTAGCGACAGCGACGAATCTCCACTTGAGCTCAGTGAggtgcgcacttggtgccctattgATTGCGGTATGGATGCAGTACCACCGCCAAGATTCCCGTTTACAGGATCGCCTGGGATGAAGGTAGAAGTTGATCACAATGATCCTTTGGCGTACCTAAAATTATTTCTGACAGATGACGTCATTGAAAAGATTGTCACGGAGACAAACCGCTACAAAGAGCAGCAATCCACTACTCTGCACAGCAAGTTTTCCAgatccagaaaatgggaacctGTGAGTAAGGAGGACATATGGAAATTTCTGGGGCTAATACTTCTCCAAGGGGTGGTGGGTAAACCCCTGCAGAGATGGTACTGGACTAAAAATAAATTGCTGGCAACCCCATTTTTTGGCACCATCATGTCCGAGTACCGATTTTCCCTCATAATGAAGAATCTACACTTCACCAACAATGAGGACTTTGACGAAGCCACACATCCAGCGCCCAAACTGAAGAAAATCTGGGAAGTATTCCAAATGATTATAACAAATTTCCAGCAGGCCTATGTCCCAGACCGTGACATCAGCATTGATGAAAGTCTGATGGCTTACAAAGGACGCCTCAGCTGGATTCAATACATCGCATCCAAGAGAGCGCGGTTTGGAATAAAATCCTATATGCTCTGCGAGTCTACAACTGGCTATATATGGAATTCCATCATATACACCGGCAAAGGAACACAATTCAACCCCAGGTACAGCGACTATGGGATGGCAACGTCATCAGTCCTTTCATTGCTTGAACCATTGCTCAATCAGGGGTATTGTGTAACAACCGACAACTTTTACACGTCGCCTGAGCTGTACGAGTTTCTACTAAAAAACAAGACTGACGCATATGGAACCGCTAGAGCCAACCGACGTGACCTGCCATGTATGTTTTCCAAGAAAAAACTGAAAACAGGAGAAATGGTGGCCTGGCAGAAAGGAAAGATGATGGCAATGCGTTGGCGTGACAAAAAAGACGTGTGCCTAATGAGTACAGTACATAccacctccactgccatggtccacACAAGAGGTGGGAAAGATGTCAAAAAGCCACAACTTGTGATCGATTACAACAACACCATGGGAGGAGTCGATAGAGCCGATCAGGCGATGACCTTCTATCCAGCTATGcggaagcaacaaaaaaaatactataaaaaaatattcaggcATCTCCTGGAACAATGTATGTGGAATGCCTATATACTGCACAAGGGAAGGAGTGACAAGCCTCTTGTTCACTCCGACTTCATCTGGAAGGTGGTGGAGCAAATTTTTTTGAACTACCAAACGCCATCAGTGGCCGTGAACAGATCTGGACGTCGCGCTGTTGACATTGTAAACCCAGAGAGGctgactggtcgtcactttaCGGATTACATCCCGCCAAGCGCAAAAAAGGCAGCACCTACAAGAATGTGTGTAGTTTGCTGCTCAAAGCGAGATGGGAATGGAAAAAAAGTCCGAAAGGAAACAAGGTTCTATTGCTCTGATTGTGACGTTGGTCTATGTGCAGTCCCATGTTTCAAAATTTACCACACCCAGGATGTTTACTGA